The Delphinus delphis chromosome 10, mDelDel1.2, whole genome shotgun sequence genome includes a region encoding these proteins:
- the RRP9 gene encoding U3 small nucleolar RNA-interacting protein 2 isoform X2 produces MSATGAVRKRGKPASGAGAGAGAGKLRRKGDSSGDKGKSKGGGKMNEEISSDSETESLVPRRNEEEEVEELEETAQEKKLRLAKLYLEQLKQQEEEKAEAREFEEDQVAGRLKEDVLEQRGRLQKSVAKELSITCLVITPDDLAIFSAAKDCTIIKWSVESGRKLHVIPRAKKGAEGQPSGHSSHVLCMAISSDGKYLASGDRSKLILIWEAQSCQHLYTFTGHRDAVSGLAFRRGTHQLYSTSHDRSVKVWNVAENSYVETLFGHQDAVAALDALSRECCVTAGGRDGTVRVWKIPEESQLVFYGHQGSIDSIQLINEEHMVSGADDGSVALWGLSKKRPLALQREAHGLRGELGLEQPFWVSSVAALLNTDLVATGSHSNSVRLWQCGEGFRQLDLLCDIPLVGFINSLKFSSAGDFLVAGVGQEHRLGRWWRIKEARNSVCIIPLHRAPRPPTAGS; encoded by the exons ATGTCGGCGACTGGGGCGGTTCGAAAGAGGGGAAAGCCGGCCTCGGGGGCCGGGGCTGGTGCGGGGGCCGGCAAGTTGCGGCGAAAG GGCGACTCTTCTGGGGACAAGGGCAAGTCCAAGGGTGGCGGCAAGATGAATGAGGAGATCTCCAGCGACTCGGAGACTGAGAG CCTAGTTCCCAGGAGgaatgaggaggaggaggtggaggagctGGAGGAGACCGCACAGGAGAAGAAGCTGCGCTTGGCCAAGCTCTACCTTGAGCAGCTCAAGCAGCAAG aggaggagaaggcCGAGGCCCGCGAATTTGAGGAGGACCAGGTGGCAGGGAGGCTGAAGGAGGACGTG CTCGAGCAGAGAGGCAGGCTGCAGAAGTCGGTGGCAAAGGAG CTGTCCATCACATGTTTGGTTATCACCCCTGACGACCTGGCCATCTTTTCTGCCGCCAAAGACTGCACCATTATTAAGT GGAGTGTGGAAAGTGGACGGAAGCTTCATGTGATCCCTCGAGCCAAGAAGGGTGCCGAGGGGCAGCCCTCCGGCCATAGTAGCCACGTCCTCTGCATGGCCATCTCCTCCGATGGCAAGTACCTG GCCTCGGGTGACCGCAGCAAGCTCATTCTCATTTGGGAGGCCCAGAGCTGCCAGCACCTGTACACCTTCACGGGACACCGGGACGCCGTGTCG GGGCTGGCATTCCGCAGAGGCACCCACCAGCTCTACAGCACGTCCCACGACCGCTCTGTGAAGGTGTGGAATGTGGCGGAGAACTCCTACGTGGAGACGCT cTTCGGGCACCAGGATGCTGTGGCTGCACTGGATGCTCTGAGCAGGGAGTGCTGCGTGACCGCCGGGGGCCGGGACGGGACCGTGCGTGTGTGGAAGATCCCCGAGGAGTCCCAGCTTGTCTTCTACGGCCACCA GGGCTCCATTGACAGCATCCAGCTCATCAACGAGGAGCACATGGTGTCGGGTGCAGACGATGG TTCTGTAGCCTTGTGGGGCCTCTCTAAGAAGCGGCCACTTGCCCTGCAGCGTGAGGCCCATGGGCTGCGGGGGGAGCTGGGCTTGGAGCAGCCCTTCTGGGTGTCATCGGTGGCAGCCCTGCTCAACACGGACCTCGTGGCCACAG gctcTCACAGCAACTCTGTGCGGCTCTGGCAATGCGGGGAGGGCTTCCGGCAGCTTGACCTTCTCTGCGACATCCCCCTG GTGGGCTTTATCAATAGCCTCAAGTTCTCCAGTgctggggacttcctggtggccgGGGTAGGGCAGGAGCACAG GCTTGGCCGGTGGTGGCGGATCAAAGAGGCCCGGAACTCCGTCTGCATCATCCCTCTCCACAGGGCCCCCAGGCCCCCTACTGCTGGCTCCTGA
- the RRP9 gene encoding U3 small nucleolar RNA-interacting protein 2 isoform X1: MSATGAVRKRGKPASGAGAGAGAGKLRRKGDSSGDKGKSKGGGKMNEEISSDSETESLVPRRNEEEEVEELEETAQEKKLRLAKLYLEQLKQQEEEKAEAREFEEDQVAGRLKEDVLEQRGRLQKSVAKEIQAPDPADIRILRGHQLSITCLVITPDDLAIFSAAKDCTIIKWSVESGRKLHVIPRAKKGAEGQPSGHSSHVLCMAISSDGKYLASGDRSKLILIWEAQSCQHLYTFTGHRDAVSGLAFRRGTHQLYSTSHDRSVKVWNVAENSYVETLFGHQDAVAALDALSRECCVTAGGRDGTVRVWKIPEESQLVFYGHQGSIDSIQLINEEHMVSGADDGSVALWGLSKKRPLALQREAHGLRGELGLEQPFWVSSVAALLNTDLVATGSHSNSVRLWQCGEGFRQLDLLCDIPLVGFINSLKFSSAGDFLVAGVGQEHRLGRWWRIKEARNSVCIIPLHRAPRPPTAGS; this comes from the exons ATGTCGGCGACTGGGGCGGTTCGAAAGAGGGGAAAGCCGGCCTCGGGGGCCGGGGCTGGTGCGGGGGCCGGCAAGTTGCGGCGAAAG GGCGACTCTTCTGGGGACAAGGGCAAGTCCAAGGGTGGCGGCAAGATGAATGAGGAGATCTCCAGCGACTCGGAGACTGAGAG CCTAGTTCCCAGGAGgaatgaggaggaggaggtggaggagctGGAGGAGACCGCACAGGAGAAGAAGCTGCGCTTGGCCAAGCTCTACCTTGAGCAGCTCAAGCAGCAAG aggaggagaaggcCGAGGCCCGCGAATTTGAGGAGGACCAGGTGGCAGGGAGGCTGAAGGAGGACGTG CTCGAGCAGAGAGGCAGGCTGCAGAAGTCGGTGGCAAAGGAG ATCCAGGCCCCAGACCCTGCTGACATTCGAATCTTACGGGGCCACCAGCTGTCCATCACATGTTTGGTTATCACCCCTGACGACCTGGCCATCTTTTCTGCCGCCAAAGACTGCACCATTATTAAGT GGAGTGTGGAAAGTGGACGGAAGCTTCATGTGATCCCTCGAGCCAAGAAGGGTGCCGAGGGGCAGCCCTCCGGCCATAGTAGCCACGTCCTCTGCATGGCCATCTCCTCCGATGGCAAGTACCTG GCCTCGGGTGACCGCAGCAAGCTCATTCTCATTTGGGAGGCCCAGAGCTGCCAGCACCTGTACACCTTCACGGGACACCGGGACGCCGTGTCG GGGCTGGCATTCCGCAGAGGCACCCACCAGCTCTACAGCACGTCCCACGACCGCTCTGTGAAGGTGTGGAATGTGGCGGAGAACTCCTACGTGGAGACGCT cTTCGGGCACCAGGATGCTGTGGCTGCACTGGATGCTCTGAGCAGGGAGTGCTGCGTGACCGCCGGGGGCCGGGACGGGACCGTGCGTGTGTGGAAGATCCCCGAGGAGTCCCAGCTTGTCTTCTACGGCCACCA GGGCTCCATTGACAGCATCCAGCTCATCAACGAGGAGCACATGGTGTCGGGTGCAGACGATGG TTCTGTAGCCTTGTGGGGCCTCTCTAAGAAGCGGCCACTTGCCCTGCAGCGTGAGGCCCATGGGCTGCGGGGGGAGCTGGGCTTGGAGCAGCCCTTCTGGGTGTCATCGGTGGCAGCCCTGCTCAACACGGACCTCGTGGCCACAG gctcTCACAGCAACTCTGTGCGGCTCTGGCAATGCGGGGAGGGCTTCCGGCAGCTTGACCTTCTCTGCGACATCCCCCTG GTGGGCTTTATCAATAGCCTCAAGTTCTCCAGTgctggggacttcctggtggccgGGGTAGGGCAGGAGCACAG GCTTGGCCGGTGGTGGCGGATCAAAGAGGCCCGGAACTCCGTCTGCATCATCCCTCTCCACAGGGCCCCCAGGCCCCCTACTGCTGGCTCCTGA
- the PARP3 gene encoding LOW QUALITY PROTEIN: protein mono-ADP-ribosyltransferase PARP3 (The sequence of the model RefSeq protein was modified relative to this genomic sequence to represent the inferred CDS: inserted 1 base in 1 codon; deleted 1 base in 1 codon; substituted 1 base at 1 genomic stop codon), with product MAPKRKPQVQREGPEKKKGRQGAQEEDSFRSTAEALXPTEKRIAXVDPLCPLSCNPRTQVHEDYNCTLNQTNTGSNKNKFYIIQLLEEGDCFICWNRWGRVVKVGQSQLSRFMSLADAQKDFEKKFRDETKNSWAERDHFVAHPSKYTLIKVQREDEAQEAMVKVDGGPVRTVVRVQQVQPCSLDAATQKLITNIFSKDMFKNAMAGLPWWRSDVKKMPLGKLSKQQISRGLEALEAVEAALKAPAGRGLSLEELSSHFYTIIPHNFGRSQPPPINSPELLQPKKDMLLVLADIELAQTLQAAPEETKKVEEVPHPLDRDYQLLKCQLQLLDPKVIHPCLEKTGSKYSCPALQHSWRVNREGEGDQFQAHDKLGNRKLLWHGTNVAVVAAILTSGLRIRPHSGGRVGKGIYFASENSKSDGYVTGMSCGAHDIGYMFLGEVAVRREYRITVYEPSLKQHPPGFDSVITRGHTEPVPTQDTKLELDGQQVVVPQGQPMPCPEFSSSSFFQSEYLIYQESQCRLCYLLEVRL from the exons ATGGCTCCAAAGCGCAAGCCCCAGGTACAGCGTGAGGGTCCTGAGAAGAAGAAGGGGCGTCAGGGGGCACAAGAGGAGGACAGTTTCCGCTCCACTGCCGAGGCCC CACCCACAGAGAAGCGCATAGCCTAAGTGGACCCCCTGTGCCCACTCAGCTGCAACCCTAGGACCCAG GTGCATGAAGACTACAACTGTACCCTGAACCAGACCAACACTGGGAGCAACAAAAACAAGTTCTACATCATCCAGCTGCTGGAAGAAGGTGACTGCTTTATCTGCTGGAACCGCTGGGGGCGCGTGGTGA AGGTGGGCCAGTCACAACTTAGCCGCTTCATGTCACTGGCGGATGCACAGAAGGACTTTGAAAAGAAGTTTCGGGACGAGACCAAGAACAGCTGGGCAGAGCGGGACCACTTTGTGGCCCACCCCAGCAAGTATACACTTATCAAAGTACAGAGAGAGGATGAGGCCCAGGAAGCCATGGTGAAG GTAGACGGAGGCCCAGTGAGGACCGTAGTTCGT GTTCAGCAAGTGCAGCCCTGCTCCCTGGACGCAGCCACACAGAAGCTCATCACCAACATCTTCAGCAAGGACATGTTCAAGAATGccatggctgggcttccctggtggcgcagtg aTGTGAAGAAGATGCCACTGGGGAAGTTGAGCAAGCAGCAGATTTCCCGGGGTTTGGAGGCCTTGGAGGCAGTGGAGGCGGCCCTGAAAGCCCCCGCAGGTCGTGGTCTCAGCCTGGAGGAGCTGTCCTCCCACTTCTACACCATCATTCCCCACAACTTCGGCCGTAGCCAGCCGCCACCCATCAACTCCCCGGAACTTCTGCAGCCCAAGAAGGATATGCTGCTG GTGCTGGCAGACATCGAGCTGGCCCAGACCCTGCAGGCAGCCCCCGAGGAGACAAAGAAAGTGGAGGAGGTGCCACACCCACTGGACCGAGATTACCAGCTCCTCAAGTGCCAGCTCCAGCTGCTGGACCCAAAG GTGATACATCCCTGCTTGGAAAAGACTGGCAGCAAGTACAGTTGCCCTGCTCTTCAACATAGTTGGAGAGTGAACCGAGAAGGGGAG GGAGATCAGTTCCAGGCCCACGACAAGCTGGGTAATCGGAAGCTACTGTGGCACGGCACCAACGTGGCTGTGGTGGCCGCCATCCTCACCAGTGGGCTTCGCATCAGGCCACATTCTGGTGGCCGTGTTGGCAAAGGCATCTACTTTGCCTCGGAGAACAGCAAGTCAGATGGCTATG TTACTGGCATGTCCTGCGGGGCCCATGACATTGGCTACATGTTCCTGGGTGAGGTGGCAGTGCGCAGAGAGTACCGCATCACCGTCTATGAGCCCAGCTTGAAGCAGCACCCCCCTGGCTTCGACAGTGTCATTACCCGTGGCCACACAGAGCCTG TTCCAACCCAGGACACCAAGCTAGAGCTGGATGGCCAGCAAGTGGTGGTGCCCCAGGGCCAGCCCATGCCCTGCCCAGAGTTCAGCAGCTCCAGCTTCTTCCAGAGTGAGTATCTCATCTACCAGGAGAGTCAGTGCCGCCTATGCTACCTGCTGGAGGTTCGCCTCTGA